Genomic segment of Niallia taxi:
ATTTTAAGATTAGGTCAAAGGTTCGTTGTCAGAAGCAGCAGCTGCCATAGGTAGCTGCTTTTTTATGTTCCGAATAGGTACAAATGATGAAGCAATGTCTTCCCTCTAATATAAGAGACCTAAATTTTATTCCTTTTGTTGACTGTGTGGTTACCACATGGTTTATGCTATTGGTATCAAAGGAGGAGAGATGGATGGAATATTTAACAAGTGGGGAATTAGCTAAATTATTCAATATAACTAAATATTTGCTTCGGCATTATGAAGAACAACAATTAATACAGCCTGCATTTAATGAGGTGAATGGTTATCATATGTATGGTGAGGCAGAGGTATATGCGATGTCGCATATTTTGTTGTTAAAACAATTAGGTTTTTCATTAAAAGAAATAAAAAAAATATTAGATAAGGAAACGAATTATACGGAAGCTTTATCTGATGTTCTTATAAAGGTAGAAAATGACATTAAACAGCTTAATGAACTAAAAACGAATGTGCAAACAGTCTTAAAGCTGAACCAAACAGAGAATTACAAGTTAAATATAGAAGCAAAAGAAGATCGGTATTTTACTTTTTTTAATGATGAATTTGTTGATGATTCATACAATATTAAGTTAAAAAAGCTAGCAAATTGGAAAGATGGCACCATGAACATTAAGGATGAAATCTCTTATTTAATTCCTGAGGATGAAAGTAAGGTCAAAGTAATGTATAGATCAAGTATGTTAGAAGGTGATTATTTATTTTCAGCAGGAACCTATTATTGTAAGAAAGTCTGTATAAAACACGAAAAGGAGTTGCTTCAAGAAATTGAGCATTTTTATGGGGAGCTCGCTCAGATAGGCGCCAAGTATGAAGAGCCTTTATTATTAACGGAGGAAGCGCAATTATCTGCCTTCTATATGGAAGCAATGGTATATAGTTTAGAGGTCATGAGGAAATGAATAGGGAAATTACAAATTCACAAAAAGAGATAGAGGCAGTAGCTGTTCTATTAATGGACGGATTCGCAGGAAAGTTTCAAATATTAAATTTACCAAAACGGGAACAGCATTATTTATTACATTGTCTTGCAGAGCACATAATAAAAAATCATAGACAAAAATTGCTGATAATAAGAGATAAAAGCATTAAGGGTATTTTGTTTATAAAACCGAAAAGATGGCACTTAATAGAATTCTTAATCATTTTGTGCAAACAGCTTAGTTGTAAATCAATATTTAAGACATTCGTCTTTTATTGTGCACTTGATCACAGTAAGAAAGATAACGAAATTCATATAGACTTTATTACCGTATCTAAAGCATATCAAGGAGTGGGAATTGGAACACAACTTATAGAACTAGTTAAAAGCTCAGCAGTAAACGGTCAGTCTGTAACATTATATGTATCAAAAGCCAATATTGCTGCTAGAAGACTTTATGAAAGACTTGGATTTCAAATAAAGAAAGAAGGAAAAAGTATAGTAGGAAGGCACTTACATGGAATTAATCAATGGTATCTTATGGAGTGGAAAGGTTCTAATAATCATGAAAAAGAGATTTAAACTACTCATTAGTATAGCATTGATTCTATTAGTGTGTATTGGATGCTTCATCTATGAAAATAGTTACGAGATGTTAGAGCAAAGGGTAACGATTAAAACGGAGCAAGGAAAGTTAGCTGGTTATCTAGCCCTTCCCAAAACAGAGCAGAAGGGAGTTGTTATATTCGTTCATGGTGATGGTGCACAAAATGCAACTCAGGATGGTGGTTACAAGCCATTAATGGAACGTTTTGCAAAACAAGGCTTTGCTTCAATTTCTTGGGATAAACTCGGTGTAGGGAAATCATCCGGGAATTGGTTAAATCAATCGATGGATGACCGAGCGAAAGAGGTAGAGGAAGTAATTGACTGGGCAAAAGAGCAAAAAAATATAAGTACAAATAAAATTATCATTTGGGGGGCTAGCCAAGCTGGCTGGGTAATTCCTAAAGTTCAGAAGAATCGAGACGATATCACTGCTTCTATAATAGTAGCCCCCGCCATTAATTGGCTTAAGCAAGGGCAATATTATACTACAATGAAAATGAAACGCGAGAACAAAACTAATCAGCAAATAAGCAATGAACTAATAAAAGACGCAGAGGAGTCAAAGATTATTGAATCTGGCAGCTCTTACGAGGAATACAAGCAAATAACTGGAGATAGTGGAATGTCTAATGAAAGATATTCATTTGTTCAAAAGAATATTTCGTCAGATGCAACAGAAGATATCAAAAAAATTAAGTCTCCGGTATTTCTAATATTAGCTGAGAAGGATGAAAATGTAGATTCAGATGAAACAGAAAGGATTTACAAGCGATTGTTGTCAGATAAGCAATTAAAAGTCAAAACAATAACTGGAGTTGGCCATTCTATGTTAAATCCAGTTTTGTTTAATTCAGATTTTTTAATTTATCTAAGTGCAATAATAGCTCCAAAAGATATGCTGATAAGTAAAGAGTATCTTGGTTATAGTGAGGAAATTGTCCGTAACATATCAAATTTGAATTAAGGATCAGGGCCTGTACCCTTTATTGTTAGTAGACTAGTTTGACCTTACAACACGGAAAATTTACTTACAATCACCGTTATTTCGGCTTTCCTGTCCAACTTAGTCTAGCAGACCTATTTATGACCTACCCTTGACGCTCTCAAGAAAAACCCTATAAAATGGACAAAAGTGACCGTTGCAACGGTCATTTTTCAGTGAAATGCTTTTTAAATATTGTGTTAATATCAAATCAAGGAGGCAAAGAGATGAGTTCTAAAAGCAATCATGAACAAGAACTGTTATTATTTCTTTCCAAACATCAAGGGTATGTGACATCGAAGGAACTCCTTGAAGTACTTAATGTTTCTCAAAAAACTGTATATCGTTTAATAAATAAACTTAATAATGAGTACGAGGATGGTCCT
This window contains:
- a CDS encoding MerR family transcriptional regulator, whose product is MEYLTSGELAKLFNITKYLLRHYEEQQLIQPAFNEVNGYHMYGEAEVYAMSHILLLKQLGFSLKEIKKILDKETNYTEALSDVLIKVENDIKQLNELKTNVQTVLKLNQTENYKLNIEAKEDRYFTFFNDEFVDDSYNIKLKKLANWKDGTMNIKDEISYLIPEDESKVKVMYRSSMLEGDYLFSAGTYYCKKVCIKHEKELLQEIEHFYGELAQIGAKYEEPLLLTEEAQLSAFYMEAMVYSLEVMRK
- a CDS encoding GNAT family N-acetyltransferase → MNREITNSQKEIEAVAVLLMDGFAGKFQILNLPKREQHYLLHCLAEHIIKNHRQKLLIIRDKSIKGILFIKPKRWHLIEFLIILCKQLSCKSIFKTFVFYCALDHSKKDNEIHIDFITVSKAYQGVGIGTQLIELVKSSAVNGQSVTLYVSKANIAARRLYERLGFQIKKEGKSIVGRHLHGINQWYLMEWKGSNNHEKEI
- a CDS encoding alpha/beta hydrolase family protein — protein: MELINGILWSGKVLIIMKKRFKLLISIALILLVCIGCFIYENSYEMLEQRVTIKTEQGKLAGYLALPKTEQKGVVIFVHGDGAQNATQDGGYKPLMERFAKQGFASISWDKLGVGKSSGNWLNQSMDDRAKEVEEVIDWAKEQKNISTNKIIIWGASQAGWVIPKVQKNRDDITASIIVAPAINWLKQGQYYTTMKMKRENKTNQQISNELIKDAEESKIIESGSSYEEYKQITGDSGMSNERYSFVQKNISSDATEDIKKIKSPVFLILAEKDENVDSDETERIYKRLLSDKQLKVKTITGVGHSMLNPVLFNSDFLIYLSAIIAPKDMLISKEYLGYSEEIVRNISNLN